A region of Rhodospirillales bacterium DNA encodes the following proteins:
- a CDS encoding succinylglutamate desuccinylase/aspartoacylase family protein: MVESLPLPGPSPLTSRHLAVHRFGRGAARPKVWLQAALHADELPGALVLHHLAARLAEIDGAGGIPGEIVVVPFANPIGLAQHVGGRLLGRYALDGAGNFNRGFVELRDKLADADAVGAGLGADAAANVTAVRAALAKLLDAEPPAEEAEVLKWTLQRMACDADIVLDLHCDDQAAMHLYCGPRQVEAFAPLAARLGAVALLTAEDSGDAPFDEALTRPWWRLAERFPAAALPVDACLGCTVELRGGVDIDDDMAARDAEAILDWLRDRGAVAGAARAAPAPRCAPTPLDGVDAVRAAAAGLWIPRVPPGARVAAGEVVGEIVDPTRPPGGARAALAAAVDGVLFARMSPGLVKPGDRVAKIAGASAIPGRRGKLLGD; this comes from the coding sequence GTGGTCGAGTCGCTGCCGCTTCCCGGTCCGTCGCCGTTGACGTCGCGGCACCTGGCGGTCCACCGCTTCGGCCGCGGCGCGGCGCGCCCCAAGGTCTGGCTCCAGGCGGCGCTGCACGCCGACGAGCTGCCCGGCGCGCTGGTGCTGCACCATCTCGCCGCGCGGCTGGCGGAGATCGACGGCGCCGGCGGAATTCCAGGCGAGATCGTCGTGGTGCCGTTCGCCAACCCGATCGGTCTCGCGCAGCATGTCGGCGGCCGTCTGCTCGGCCGCTACGCGCTCGACGGCGCCGGCAATTTCAACCGCGGCTTCGTCGAGCTGCGCGACAAGCTCGCCGACGCCGACGCCGTCGGCGCCGGGCTCGGTGCCGATGCGGCCGCCAACGTCACGGCAGTCCGCGCGGCGCTCGCGAAGCTGCTCGACGCCGAGCCGCCGGCGGAGGAGGCCGAGGTCCTCAAGTGGACGCTGCAGCGCATGGCCTGCGACGCCGACATCGTCCTCGACCTGCATTGCGACGACCAGGCGGCGATGCACCTCTACTGCGGCCCGCGCCAGGTCGAGGCGTTCGCGCCGCTGGCGGCGCGGCTGGGCGCGGTGGCGCTGCTGACCGCCGAGGATTCCGGCGACGCGCCCTTCGACGAGGCGTTGACGCGGCCGTGGTGGCGGCTGGCCGAGCGCTTCCCGGCCGCGGCGCTGCCGGTCGACGCGTGCCTCGGCTGCACCGTCGAACTGCGCGGCGGCGTCGACATCGACGACGACATGGCCGCCCGCGACGCCGAGGCGATCCTCGACTGGCTGCGCGACCGCGGCGCCGTCGCCGGCGCGGCGCGCGCGGCCCCCGCGCCGCGCTGCGCGCCGACGCCGCTCGACGGGGTGGACGCGGTGCGCGCGGCGGCGGCGGGGCTGTGGATTCCGCGCGTGCCGCCCGGCGCCCGCGTCGCGGCCGGCGAGGTCGTGGGCGAGATCGTCGATCCCACGCGCCCGCCCGGCGGCGCGCGCGCGGCGCTCGCCGCCGCCGTCGACGGCGTCCTGTTCGCGCGCATGAGCCCCGGACTCGTCAAGCCCGGCGACCGCGTCGCCAAGATCGCCGGCGCGAGCGCCATCCCCGGCCGGCGGGGCAAGCTGCTGGGCGACTGA
- a CDS encoding isocitrate lyase/PEP mutase family protein, whose product MAGSEKAAALRERLRRGEFVQAPGVYDGISARIADRMGFPALYMTGYGVTASALGLPDAGLASYRDMVERAAMIAELCATPLVADADTGYGGLLNVRQTVRGYEAAGVAAIQIEDQEMPKKCGHTPGRRVIPAEEMALKISVACEARRHDETLIVARTDARTTLGLDEAIRRGRLYAEAGADVIFIESPETEAELRRCGDEIDRPLVANMVEFGRTPMVPVETLKAWGFAMAIYPGTGFQAAAEAMRRVWRHLKDHGTSAGAPVPSYAGGDGVAGMHELMGFPEVWAFEKRWAREG is encoded by the coding sequence ATGGCCGGAAGCGAGAAGGCCGCGGCGCTGCGCGAAAGGCTGCGCCGGGGCGAGTTCGTCCAGGCGCCCGGCGTCTACGACGGCATCTCCGCGCGCATCGCGGACCGCATGGGATTTCCCGCCCTCTACATGACCGGCTACGGCGTCACCGCCTCGGCGCTCGGGCTGCCCGACGCCGGCCTGGCGAGCTACCGCGACATGGTCGAGCGCGCGGCGATGATCGCGGAGCTGTGCGCGACGCCTCTGGTCGCCGACGCCGACACCGGCTACGGCGGCCTCCTGAACGTGCGGCAGACCGTGCGCGGCTACGAAGCCGCCGGCGTCGCGGCGATCCAGATCGAGGACCAGGAGATGCCGAAGAAATGCGGCCACACGCCGGGCCGCCGCGTCATCCCCGCCGAGGAGATGGCGTTGAAGATCTCGGTGGCGTGCGAGGCGCGGCGTCACGACGAGACGCTGATCGTGGCCCGCACCGACGCGCGCACGACGCTCGGGCTCGACGAGGCGATCCGGCGCGGCCGGCTCTACGCCGAGGCCGGCGCCGACGTGATCTTCATCGAGTCGCCCGAGACGGAGGCGGAGCTGCGGCGCTGCGGCGACGAAATCGACCGTCCGCTGGTCGCCAACATGGTCGAGTTCGGCAGGACGCCGATGGTTCCGGTTGAGACGCTGAAGGCGTGGGGATTCGCCATGGCGATCTATCCCGGCACGGGTTTCCAGGCGGCGGCCGAGGCGATGCGCCGGGTCTGGCGGCACCTGAAGGACCACGGCACCAGCGCGGGCGCGCCCGTCCCGTCCTACGCCGGCGGCGACGGCGTCGCCGGCATGCACGAGCTGATGGGATTCCCCGAGGTCTGGGCGTTCGAGAAGCGCTGGGCGCGCGAGGGCTGA